GAACCTCATCGTCCTCTCGATCGTGGTCCTTTATGTCTACCGCGTCATCACCTTCAAGCCGGAAAGCCGGCGGACATCGTCACGCTCCGAGTGACCGGACGGAAGGCTGCGGCGCGCCGTCTTCGGACTCCGCCTCCGGGTAGGAGTCCAGCCTGCGGGTGGAGCCCCAGCGGTCGAGCACGTCGTTGATGGCATCCAGTATGAAGTACAACGCCGCATCGCGGTCGTAGCCTTCATCGCGAAGCTGGTCGTAATCGGTGTAGCTGTGGCGGATATGGGCGATGGCCGCCAGCCAGAACGCCTGGTCCGGCCCGACGGTGCGCAGGTGCCGCGAGCGCGCGGCGGAGCGGACCGTCTCGGCATCCAGATAGGGAATGCGCGGTGTCGTCGCCCGCATGGCCCTGTCGATCGCCCGCTGACGTTCCGTCGCCATATCGCTCTCCACCGCTCGAGTTCTTCAGGCATGATGGCACGGGGCCGGGGCTGCTTGAAACAGGCTTGCGCGTTCACGACAGGAGATATAAGGATTTCCTTATATCATAATGCAACGGAGATGTCGTGGCATCCTCACTGCCATTCGACGAAACGGTCAGCATGCTGAAGGCGGTCGCCGAGCCGACCCGGCTGCGGCTTGCCCTTCTGTTGCTGCAGGGTGACCTGACGGTCAGCGATCTGGTGACGATCCTGGGGCAATCGCAGCCCCGCATCTCCCGTCATCTCAAGCTGATGGTGGATGCCGGCGTCGTCTCGCGCTACCAGGAAGGGGCCTGGGCCTATTTCCGGCTGAGCGGAGACGACAGTGCCGAGCTCGTGCGGCGGATGCTGCCGCTGGTCGGCGCAGCGGATGGCCCTCCCGCCCATGACAGGGACAGGCTGGCCCTCGTACGTGCGCGGCGCGCCGAAAGGGCGGCGGCCTACTTTGCCGACAACGCCGCCGAATGGGACCGTATCCGCGCCCTGCATGTACCCGATGCCCTTATGGAAGCGGCGTTGCTGGAGGTTCTGGGCGA
This genomic window from Aureimonas sp. OT7 contains:
- a CDS encoding DUF2293 domain-containing protein; translation: MATERQRAIDRAMRATTPRIPYLDAETVRSAARSRHLRTVGPDQAFWLAAIAHIRHSYTDYDQLRDEGYDRDAALYFILDAINDVLDRWGSTRRLDSYPEAESEDGAPQPSVRSLGA